The window TCCGTCGGGTGCCTCGAACACCACGCGTGCCGTGGCCCCGTCGGCCGAGGCCTGCGGGAACTCCTTCTCCAGGAGGTCCAGCGCCTTCTGGGACTGGGTGCCGGGGATGGCGAAGGTGTCCGACGTACTGGAGGACACACCGGCCGCGCCTATGCCGACGGCGGCCAGGACCGCGATCCACAGCATCAGGACGAGCCGTCGTCGCCTGAACGAGAACCGGCCGAGCCGGTAGAGGAAGGTGGCCACGGAATTACTCCCAGCAGAGTCGTCGTCGAGACGGAGAAGAGGGCCTGCGCGACCCGTGTCTCACGCTAGGAAGGGAATCCCGCACACCTGCGGCACCGGAGATGCGATAACGGCGGGGCGGAGTAGTACCGCGGTACTACTCCGCCCTCATCCCGGGGAACACGCGCCTCGGAGCACGCCTAGCCGGCCGCCGGGGATCCCGGCCGTTCGGTCTCCCAGCCGGCCGCCGCCGCGATGCCGATGAGCAGCGGCCAGAGGGCGGCGCCCATCTCCTCGGGGGTGCCGGGGCAGTCGTGGCGCAGCCAGTCGACGACGCTGCCGAGCACGGCTCCCGCCACGAACGCGGCCGCGGGATCGTGCGGGGTGGACCCGGCGGCCACCGGGTCGTCGGCGAGGGGGGAGGGGCGTACGGCCCCGTCGGCGGGGACGGACGCCTCGTACGGGCCGGTGTCCTGGGCCGGGCTCCGGCTGATGTGGGCGGTCACCGTCATGCGCTGGAGCAGGTGGTTGATGACCCGCGCGCTGCCGTCGTCGCCGAGCAGGGCCCGGTAGAGGGGGGCGTGTTCCGCCACGTGCGCGAAGAGGTCCGGCAGGGGGTTGTCCGGGGGGCCGCCGTCGGGGGTGGCCGGCGGGACCGCCGCGGGGCTGGCCGCCACCAGCTCGTCGAAGACCGTCGTGCACGCGGCGGCGGCCAGGTCGTGCACGTCCGTGTAGTGCTCGTAGAACGTCGACCGGTTGACCCCCGCGCGCTTGGTGATGTCCGAGACCGAGATCTGGCTGAGGTCCCGCTCGGCGATGAGTTCGCGCAGGGCGGTCTCCAGGGCGGAGCGGGAACGGCGGGTGCGGGGATCCATGGGACGTGCGGGCATGGTGCGAGCGTATCCTTTCCGCCACTTGTCGGTTAACCAACATATGATGGATAGTGGCGGGGGTCCACCGAACGGAGCCGTCATGTCCTTTCTCGCCCGGCCGGCGACGGCCTCCCTGGCCGCCAGGGCGATGCAGCGTCTCACCGCCCTGGCGGACCGGCGTATCGCGTCCTCCCTGTTCGGCCGCTATCCGGAGTACCCGAGGAACACGCGTGAGCTGACGGTCCCGACCTCGGCCGGCCCGGCTCGCGCGGTCGTGTACCTGCCCGACGCCACCACCACGGACACCGACGCCGCCCCCGGCTCGACCCCGGACTTGGCCCCGCCCGTGCACGTCAACTTCCACGGCGGCGGCTACGTCCTGCCGCCGATCGAACTCGACGACCCCCTGTGCCGTTTCCTCGCCGCGGAAGCGGGCGTCGCGGTGGTCAACGTGGACTACGCCGTCGCTCCCCAGCACCCGTTTCCCGCCCCGCCCCATCAGGCGTACGAGATCGTCCGATGGGTCGCAGGGCACGGTGCGGAGCACGGCTGGGACGGCGACCGGCTCACCGTGGGCGGCCAGAGCGCGGGCGGCGGACTCGCGGCGGCGGTGGCCCGCCAGGCCCTGGAGGCCGGGCTCGACGGGGCCCCGACCATCGCGCTCCAAGTCCTCCACTATCCGCCCCTCGACCTCGCGACCCACGCCCGCGACAAGCGCGCCGCCATCGCCAAGCCGGTGCTCCGGCCCTGGATGGCGGACGTCTTCGACTCCGCGTACGTGCCGGACCCGCGGCGGCGCACCGACCGCCTGGTCTCGCCCGCCCATCCCTCGGACACCGCGGACCTCACGGGCATCGCCCCGGCCTTCGTCGTCACCGCGGAGTACGACCTGCTGCGCGCGGAGGGCGTCCGGTACGCCGAGCGGCTGCGCGGGGCCGGTGCGCTGCTCGACCACTACGACGTCCCCGGAGCCGACCACGGTTACGACCAGAAGGACGCCGAAACGGCCAGGAGCGTGTACGCCCTGATCGCCGCGCACGTACGCCGGGCCACGACCCCCGGGCCCGGGAACACCCCGAGGGAGAACCAGCCATGAGCACCAGCACAGGACTGTCGGGCAAGTCGGTCGTCGTCACCGGCGCCGGGTCCGGCATCGGCCGCGCCGCCGCCCTGCGCTTCGCGGCGGAGGGCGCCCGTGTCGTCCTCGCCGACCTCAACGCCGAAGGTGCCAAGGAGGCCGCCGAGGAGATCGTCGCGGCGGGCGGCACCGCGGTCACCGTGGTCGGGGACCTCGGCGAGCAGCGGACCGTCGACCAGGTCGTCGCCACCGCCGTGGACACCTTCGGCGGCATCGACGTACTCGTCAACAACGCGGGAATCATGGACAGGATGTCCGCCGCGGGGGAGACGGACGACGACGAGTGGGAGCGCGTCCTGCGGATCAACCTCACCGCGCCGTTCCTGCTCACCCGCGCCGCGCTGCCCCACCTCCTCGCGAACGGCAAGGGCGCGATCGTGTTCACCGCCTCCGAGGCGTCCCTGCGCGGCAGCGCCGCCGGCGCCGCGTACACCGCCTCGAAGCACGGCGTCGCCGGTCTGACCAAGTCGCTCGCCGTGATGTACCGGGACAAGGGCGTACGGACCAATGCCATCGCGCCGGGCGGCACGGTGACGGGCATCCAGGTCCAGGCGGACAAGGATGCCCTCGGTCCGTCCGTGATCATGGGCCACATGGGCAATGTCGGCCGTACGGCGAGCGCCGACGAGCAGGCGGCGGCCATCGTCTTCCTCGCCTCGGACGCCGCCAGCAACATCAACGGCGTGATCCTGCCGGTCGACAACGGCTGGGCCGCCGTCTGAGGGTCAGCCGAGGGGGTTGTCCCCGTTCCGCAGGGTCGTCAGGACGGGCTCGTACATTCGGGACTTGATGGTGCCGAGGGTCGGGCCGGCCTTGGCCACCTGGGCCCGGGCGATTTCCACGGCGGTCGAGCGTACGGCGTCCTCGGGCACCGCGCGGTCGACGAGGGCGGCGGCGAGGGCGTCGCCGCCCCCGTAGCGGCGGGCCGTGGTCATGGCCTCGTGTGCGGTCTGCGGGGTCAGCCGGGACTGGATCAGCGCGGACATGCCCGGTGTGAAGGGGATGTTGATGTCGGCCTCGGGCAGACACCAGAAACCGCGGTCGGCGCGCATCACACGGAAGTCGTGGGCCAGCGAGAACATCGCACCGGCCGCGAAGGTGTGCCCCTGGAGGGCGGCCACCGTGATCACGGGCAGGGACAGCATCCGCGCGAACAGCTCCTGGACGCCGGCGACGTACTCCTGTTGCTGGTCGGCGTGCGCGAACAGCCAGTCCAGGTCGAGGCCGCTGGAGTAGAACTTGCCGGTCGCGGCGGTCACCAGGGCGCGCGGCCCCTCCGCCTTCTCCACCTCGTCCAGGGCGGAGTCGACCGAGGCGATCCAGTCGGGGTGGAAGCGGTTCTCGCCGTCCCCGAGGTCGAGTACGAAGACGTCGTCCTGGCGGTCGAGCATGGGCATGATGACTCCCTCGTGAGGTTACCTATCGGTAACTTATGCCCGTGAGGGTGAACGCGCAACGGTCCGAGGGGAACGTGCAACGGTCCGCGCGTCACGCAGTGGCCGGTTTCGGTCTCCCGCTGTGGGAGCGCTTCCACGACAGTCATGACCATGCCATGCGGCCGGCCCCGTCGCATGGTGTCGCTCCACCACGCCATCACTCCATCGCGACCTCCCCACGAGCCGCGATCCGGAAGGGACGGACATGTCCGCCACTGGCAGCAGCAACACCGTGAGGAGACCGTCGCGTTCGGGGCTCGCAGTGCTCTTCGGGGCGCTCGTCTCCCTGCTCGCGACCCTGCTTCTCGGCGCCCCGGGGGCCTCGGCCCGCCCGGAGCCGACCACGTCCGGGGCGACGACCCGCGCGGCCGCGCCCGCCGCGGTACCGGCCGCCGCCCCCGACGCGGTGCCCGCCGCCGCGCTCACCGAGGTCACCGGCTTCGGCGCCAACCCCAGCAACCTGCAGATGTACCTGTACGTGCCGGACAGCGTCACCGCGAACCCCGCGGTCGTGGTGGCCGTCCACTACTGCACGGGTTCCGGCCCGGCGATGTACTCCGGAACCGAGTACGCCTCGCTCGCCGACCGCTACGGGTTCATCGTCGTCTACCCGTCGGTCACCCGCGCCAGCAAGTGCTTCGACGTCTCCTCGCCGCAGGCGCTGAGGCGGGGCGGCGGCAGCGACCCCGTCGGCATCAAGTCGATGGTCGACTGGGTGACCCGCACCTACTCCGCGGACACCGGCCGGATCTTCGCCACCGGCATCTCCTCCGGCGCGATGATGACGAACGTCCTGCTGGGCGACTACCCCGACGTGTTCGCGGCGGGCGCCGCGTTCTCGGGCGTACCGTTCGGCTGTTTCGCCACCACCGACGGATCCGAGTGGAACAGCGCGTGCTCCGGCGGAACCGTGATCCGCACCCCGCAGGAGTGGGGCAACCTGGTCCGCGCCGCCTACCCGGGCTACACCGGTCCCCGGCCGCGCATGCAGCTGTGGCACGGCACCGAGGACGACGTCCTGCGCTACCCCAACTTCGGGGAGGAGATCAAGCAGTGGACCGATGTGCTGGGTGCCGGCCAGACCCCGGCCGCCACGGACTCGCCCCAGTCCGGCTGGACCCGCACCCGGTACGGCTCCACCGGTGACCGGGCTCCCGTCGAGGCCATCAGCCTCCAGGGTGTCGGCCACAACCTGTACGCGTACGGCATGGCGGCCCGGGTGCTCACGTTCTTCGGTCTGGACAGCTCGGGCCCCGGGCCCGGGCCCCAGCCGGGCGCCTGCAAGGTGACCGTCACGACCAACGCGTGGAGTACGGGACTGACCGGCTCCGTGACGATCACCAACACCGGCACCGCCCCTATCGAGGGCTGGAAGCTGGCCTTCACCCTGCCCTCCGGGCAGACCATCACCAACGGCTGGGGCGCCACGTACGCCCCGGCGAGCGGGGCGGTGACCGCCGCCAACGCCACGTACAACGGCACGATCGCGCCGAACGCGAGCGTCGGCATCGGCTATCAGGCGAATCACGGCGGCAACAGCGGGGCTCCGACCGCGTTCACTCTCAACGGGACGGCGTGCTCCGTGAGTTGACGGACAGAGCGTCAGCAGCCAGTTGTTCGTGACGTTCCGTCACATCCTGGCGGTCGGAGGTGTGTCCTCGGCCGCCAGGAACCCCGTCCGCCGCTCCGGAGGAGTTCACCGTGCCCGCGAAACCGTCCACGCCGAGAAGAGTCCCGTTCGCCCGTCTGGTCACCCGTCTGCTCACCCCCTTCGTCCTCGTCCTCGCCCTCGTCGTGACCTCGTCCGCAGTGGTCGCGCTGGTCGCCCCGGTCGAGGAGACCCGGGCCACGGAAGGGGACGCCGGCCGCCCGGCGGTGTCGTCCGCCGCCCGGTACTGGGTCAACACCTGGACCGCGATGCCGCAGCTCACCGAGCCGGGCAATATGCCGCCCCCGCCGTTCACCGAGGACCGTGCCGTCCTGACCGACACGACCCTGCGGCAGACCGTTCGCGTCTCGACCGGGGGCGAGCGTGTGCGGCTGCGCTTCTCCAACGCCTTCGGCGACACCGCGCTGCCGCTGACGGCGGTGACCGTGGCGCTCCCGCGCGACGGACGGGCCGGGGTCGCCGCGATCGAGCCCGGCACCCTGCGGCGGGTGACGTTCGGCGGGCGTGGGTTCGCGACCGTGCCCTCCGGAGCCCAAGTCGTCTCGGACGCACTGGACTTCGACCTCCGGTCGGGCTCCAACCTGACCGTCACCGCCTACCTCGCCGAGGGCCAGCCCTCCCTCGCGCTCACCTCGCACCCGGGATCACGCACCACCTCGTACCTCCAGAAGGCCGACCGCACAAGGGACTTGGACCTGCCGGAGGCGACTCCCGTCAACCACTGGTATCTGCTCAGCGACGTCGAGGTGCTCTCAGGACATGGCACGGCGGCGGTCGCCGTCCTGGGCGACTCCCTCACGGACGGCCGCGGTTCCACCACCAACGGGAACAACCGCTGGCCGGACCGGTTCCTGGACCGGCTGCACGCCCGGCCCGCGACCTCGGACGTCGCGGTGCTCAACCAGGCCGCCGGCGGCAACCGCGTCCTCAACGACGGCCTCGGCCCCAACGTCCTCGCCCGCCTCGACCGTGACGTCCTGTCCCGCAGCGGTGTCTCCTGGCTGGTCGTCTTCGAGGGGGTCAACGACATCGGCACCGCCGCGGCCACGCAGGCCGCCCAGCGCAGCGTCACCGCCGAACTGACCGCCGCGTACGAGCAGATCGTGGTCCGCGCGCACGCTCAGGGCATCCGGGTGTACGGCGTCACGCTGACGCCGTTCGGCGGCAACGCCATGTACGACGACCCCGACGGGCACCGTGAGTCGGCCCGGCAGGCGGTCAACTCCTGGATCCGTACGAGCGGGACGTTCGACGCGGTCATCGACTTCGACCGTGCCGTCCGTGACCCGCGGGACCCGCGCCGGCTGCTGTCCACCCTGCACGACGGGGACTGGCTGCACCTCAACCCGGAGGGCTATCGGGCGCTGGCCGCGGCCGTCCCCCTGCGGCTCTTCCAGCAGGTTCCCGCGAGGCCCGATATCGGTTGACGGTTCAAGTGGAATGACCTACGGTCCAGCTTGAAGGTTCAAGTTAATGATGAGGCAAGTCAAGGTGCGTCAGGCTGGCCCCGTACGGAACGCGGCTCGAACCGGGCCGCCAATTCATCACCGTCCCACCGGAGTTGAGAAATGACCGAACGTGCCGACCGGATCATCGGTGCCCTGCGCAGCGGACACGACTACCTCACCACCGTCGTGCACGGCGGCCTTGCCGCCGCCGACCTCGACCGGCCCTCCGGGGCGTCGGAGTGGACCGTCGCCCAGGTGCTCAGCCACCTCGGCAGCGGTGCGGAGATAGGCCTGGCCGTCCTGGAGGGCTCGCTGAGCGGCGCCGGGCCCAAGGACATGGACTTCAACAAGTCCGTGTGGGCGCGCTGGGACGCGATGTCCCCGGCCGAGCAGGCCGCGGGGTTCGTCACCTCCAACGAGGCGCTGGTGCGCGCCTATGAGGACCTCGACGCGCAGACGCGCCAGGACCTGCGGATCGACCTCGGATTCCTGCCCGCACCCGTGGACGTGGCCACCGCCGCGGGCATGCGGCTCAGCGAGTTCGCCAACCACTCGTGGGACGTGGAGGTCGCCTTCGACCGGACCGTGGGCCTGGCGCGGGCGGCGACCGAGCCGCTCCTCGACCAGGTCGGCATGCTCATAGGCTTCCTCGGCAAGGCCGACGCCCTCGACGGCCGGCACGTCCGCGTCGCCGTCCGCACCACGTCCCCCGAGCGCTCGTTCGGGCTCGACCTGGGCGACGCGGTCGCGCTCACCGACGAACCGGCCGAGCCCGACGCCGTGCTCAGCGCGCCTGCCGAGTGGTGGCTGCGGCTCGTCACGGGCCGCCACGCGCCCGCGAACACGCCCAACGGTGTGGCCGTCACCGGGGACGGCCTGACCCTGGACGACCTCCGCCGGGTGTTCCCCGGCTTCTGACGGTACCGACCGTACGTATGCCGTGAGATGAAGGGCTGTGGCCGAAGGGGTGTTCCCCGTGGCCGCGGCCCTTCGTGGGTCCTTGGTCCTTCGGCGGTCCGCCACTCCTGCTGCTCCGGCTGCTTCCGCCAATCCGGCTGCCCCCGCTACTCCGGCTTCTCGGCGCCGTGCCCCTCGGCCGCCGGGAACGGGTGCGCAGGCAGCAGATCGTGCAGTTGCGCGTACCGCTGGGCGCAGGCCGTCCGGGCGATGGCCTCGGAGACGGCGTCGGCCAGGGGGCGCGAGGCCTCGCTCAGCAGACGGCGGGCCTTGTCCGTGAGTGTCACCTCGATGCCGCGCCGGTCGCCGCAGGCCGAGTTCTTGCTGATCAGCCCCGCGTGCTGCAGACAGGCGACCTGATAGGTCAGCCGCGTCTTCGGGCGCCCCAGCAGCTCCGCGATCCGCGTCATCCGCAGGCTGGAGCCGGGCTGGTCGGCCAGCAGGCACAGCACCAGGAACTCGTCGTGCGAGATCCCCATGGCGTCCTTGACCCGCGAACGCAGCGACTGCTCGATCGCCCCGGCCGCGGCCAGCAGACGCATCCAGGCCCGCAGCTCGGCCGGGAGCAGCCCGGCGTCGTCCGCCGACAGCCCGTCTCCGCCCGACAGCCCGTCTCCGCCCGACAGCCCGTCTCCGCCCGTCGGCTCGTGTTCGGGCTGGTCGGCGAGGGCGGAGGAGTCGGCCATAGTCACCAAGTCTACCCGTTGTTCAATTTTGGATAATCGGCTAGCGTGGGGTCATCCAAATTTGGATTACTGAGTCGATCGTTCGAAACCGTCAGGAGAAGTCCCATGACCGTCGCCGTAGAAACCGGCCTGTGGCAGCTCGACCCCGCCCGCACCACCGTCGCGATCAAGCACAGGACGATGTGGGGCATGGTCAACGTGAAGGGCGTCTTCGCCGGGGTCACCGGCGAGGGCGAGGTCCAGCCCGACGGCAGCGCCCGCGGCACGATCACCCTGGACGCGGCCTCCCTGGACACCAAGAACCGCAAGCGCGACGAGCACCTGCACGGCAGCGACTTCTTCGACGCCGACCGGCACCCCTCCCTCGTCTTCGCCGTCCGCAACGCGACGGTCCGCCAGGACGACACCGTCGAGATATCCGGTCAGCTGACCGCCCGTGGCATCAGCCGCCCCCAGACCGTCACCGCCCGCGTCACCGGCGCGACCGCCTCCGCGGTCACGCTCACCGCGGAGTTCACCGTGGACCGCGAGCAGTTCGGCATGGGCTGGAACCAGCTGGGCATGATCCGCGGCCTGACCACCGTGACGGCGACGCTCGCCTTCACGCGTACGTCCGCGTAGGCGAATTCGCGTACGTCGGCGTAGGCGGCGCGAGCAGGGCTTGCGAGGGCTGGGTCAGGGCCTGGACGGGGCTTGCGGGGCGGGCCGATCACTTGAACCGTCACGTTAAAGTGGCGGCCATGGAGACCCCGCAGGAGCCTCGCCGGCTGACCGACGGCGAGAAGGAGGCCTGGCACGCGCTGGCCGGCGTGCTGGTCAGGCTGCCGGGCGCGCTCGACGCGCAACTGCAGCGCGACGCCGGGGTCAGCCACGTCGAGTACCAGGTGATGGCGATGCTCTCCGAGGCCCCGGAGCGCACGATGCGGATGAGCGAGGTCGCCGGCTACACGGGCACCTCGCTGTCCCGCCTCTCCCATCTGGTCAAGCGGCTGGAGAAGAGCGACTGGGTGCGCCGTACGCCCGATCCCGCCGACGGCCGCTACACCCTCGCCACTCTCACGGACACGGGCCGGGAGAAGGTCGTCGCGACGGCACCCGGGCACGCGGAGGCCGTGAGCCGCTACGTCTTCGAGCCCCTGACCCTGGCCCAGCAGCGGCAGTTGCGCGACATCGGCCGCCGTATCTGGGGGACCGTCGCACCGGACGACCACTGCCTGCCGCCGAGCTGACGCCCGCGAGGCCGCGCTACGCGACGGCGGTCCCTTCGAGCTCGACCAGCTGACCCGGGATCGCCAGCCGTGTCACCCCGAGCATCGTGGTCGTCGGCGCCACCCGGGCGGCGCCCAACCGCGCCGCCAGCACGCCGTAGTGCTGGAACAGCAGGTCGACGTCGGTCGTGTAGACGTTGAGCCGGACGAGGTTCGCGAGAGACATGCCTGCCTCGCCGAGTACGGCCTCCAGGTTGCCGATGCTCAGCGCCAACTGCGCCGCCATGTCGCCCTCGTGCTGGGGTTTGCCGTCCTCGCTCATCGCGGTCTGGCCCGAGATGTACAGGGTCCGGGTGTGCCCGGAGACGACCTCGCCCTGGTTGAACCCCATCTCCACCGACCACGTCACCGGGTTGATCGCCGTTCGTTCCACCGTCACATCGGCTGCCACGTCAGCTCCATTCGATTCATGGGGAGTACGTCATGGGAGTACGTCATGGGAGTACGTAAGGCCCTTGGCTCGGTGGCCGCAGGCTTCGATGTCGTGCTTCGGATGTCGTGCTTGCGACGTCGTGTTGACGAGCCTCGCAACAAATCACGACACCCTCAGTCATGTATTCGATAGTGTTCTCGTATGCGCGCCGACCGGCTGGTCTCCCTGGTGTTGCTGCTGCGTCAGCGCGGTCGGCT is drawn from Streptomyces liliifuscus and contains these coding sequences:
- a CDS encoding TetR/AcrR family transcriptional regulator; this translates as MPARPMDPRTRRSRSALETALRELIAERDLSQISVSDITKRAGVNRSTFYEHYTDVHDLAAAACTTVFDELVAASPAAVPPATPDGGPPDNPLPDLFAHVAEHAPLYRALLGDDGSARVINHLLQRMTVTAHISRSPAQDTGPYEASVPADGAVRPSPLADDPVAAGSTPHDPAAAFVAGAVLGSVVDWLRHDCPGTPEEMGAALWPLLIGIAAAAGWETERPGSPAAG
- a CDS encoding enoyl-CoA hydratase-related protein translates to MPMLDRQDDVFVLDLGDGENRFHPDWIASVDSALDEVEKAEGPRALVTAATGKFYSSGLDLDWLFAHADQQQEYVAGVQELFARMLSLPVITVAALQGHTFAAGAMFSLAHDFRVMRADRGFWCLPEADINIPFTPGMSALIQSRLTPQTAHEAMTTARRYGGGDALAAALVDRAVPEDAVRSTAVEIARAQVAKAGPTLGTIKSRMYEPVLTTLRNGDNPLG
- a CDS encoding MarR family winged helix-turn-helix transcriptional regulator; this translates as MADSSALADQPEHEPTGGDGLSGGDGLSGGDGLSADDAGLLPAELRAWMRLLAAAGAIEQSLRSRVKDAMGISHDEFLVLCLLADQPGSSLRMTRIAELLGRPKTRLTYQVACLQHAGLISKNSACGDRRGIEVTLTDKARRLLSEASRPLADAVSEAIARTACAQRYAQLHDLLPAHPFPAAEGHGAEKPE
- a CDS encoding SDR family NAD(P)-dependent oxidoreductase, which translates into the protein MSTSTGLSGKSVVVTGAGSGIGRAAALRFAAEGARVVLADLNAEGAKEAAEEIVAAGGTAVTVVGDLGEQRTVDQVVATAVDTFGGIDVLVNNAGIMDRMSAAGETDDDEWERVLRINLTAPFLLTRAALPHLLANGKGAIVFTASEASLRGSAAGAAYTASKHGVAGLTKSLAVMYRDKGVRTNAIAPGGTVTGIQVQADKDALGPSVIMGHMGNVGRTASADEQAAAIVFLASDAASNINGVILPVDNGWAAV
- a CDS encoding alpha/beta hydrolase produces the protein MSFLARPATASLAARAMQRLTALADRRIASSLFGRYPEYPRNTRELTVPTSAGPARAVVYLPDATTTDTDAAPGSTPDLAPPVHVNFHGGGYVLPPIELDDPLCRFLAAEAGVAVVNVDYAVAPQHPFPAPPHQAYEIVRWVAGHGAEHGWDGDRLTVGGQSAGGGLAAAVARQALEAGLDGAPTIALQVLHYPPLDLATHARDKRAAIAKPVLRPWMADVFDSAYVPDPRRRTDRLVSPAHPSDTADLTGIAPAFVVTAEYDLLRAEGVRYAERLRGAGALLDHYDVPGADHGYDQKDAETARSVYALIAAHVRRATTPGPGNTPRENQP
- a CDS encoding YceI family protein, giving the protein MTVAVETGLWQLDPARTTVAIKHRTMWGMVNVKGVFAGVTGEGEVQPDGSARGTITLDAASLDTKNRKRDEHLHGSDFFDADRHPSLVFAVRNATVRQDDTVEISGQLTARGISRPQTVTARVTGATASAVTLTAEFTVDREQFGMGWNQLGMIRGLTTVTATLAFTRTSA
- a CDS encoding extracellular catalytic domain type 1 short-chain-length polyhydroxyalkanoate depolymerase, translated to MSATGSSNTVRRPSRSGLAVLFGALVSLLATLLLGAPGASARPEPTTSGATTRAAAPAAVPAAAPDAVPAAALTEVTGFGANPSNLQMYLYVPDSVTANPAVVVAVHYCTGSGPAMYSGTEYASLADRYGFIVVYPSVTRASKCFDVSSPQALRRGGGSDPVGIKSMVDWVTRTYSADTGRIFATGISSGAMMTNVLLGDYPDVFAAGAAFSGVPFGCFATTDGSEWNSACSGGTVIRTPQEWGNLVRAAYPGYTGPRPRMQLWHGTEDDVLRYPNFGEEIKQWTDVLGAGQTPAATDSPQSGWTRTRYGSTGDRAPVEAISLQGVGHNLYAYGMAARVLTFFGLDSSGPGPGPQPGACKVTVTTNAWSTGLTGSVTITNTGTAPIEGWKLAFTLPSGQTITNGWGATYAPASGAVTAANATYNGTIAPNASVGIGYQANHGGNSGAPTAFTLNGTACSVS
- a CDS encoding MarR family winged helix-turn-helix transcriptional regulator, with amino-acid sequence METPQEPRRLTDGEKEAWHALAGVLVRLPGALDAQLQRDAGVSHVEYQVMAMLSEAPERTMRMSEVAGYTGTSLSRLSHLVKRLEKSDWVRRTPDPADGRYTLATLTDTGREKVVATAPGHAEAVSRYVFEPLTLAQQRQLRDIGRRIWGTVAPDDHCLPPS
- a CDS encoding SGNH/GDSL hydrolase family protein — protein: MLTPFVLVLALVVTSSAVVALVAPVEETRATEGDAGRPAVSSAARYWVNTWTAMPQLTEPGNMPPPPFTEDRAVLTDTTLRQTVRVSTGGERVRLRFSNAFGDTALPLTAVTVALPRDGRAGVAAIEPGTLRRVTFGGRGFATVPSGAQVVSDALDFDLRSGSNLTVTAYLAEGQPSLALTSHPGSRTTSYLQKADRTRDLDLPEATPVNHWYLLSDVEVLSGHGTAAVAVLGDSLTDGRGSTTNGNNRWPDRFLDRLHARPATSDVAVLNQAAGGNRVLNDGLGPNVLARLDRDVLSRSGVSWLVVFEGVNDIGTAAATQAAQRSVTAELTAAYEQIVVRAHAQGIRVYGVTLTPFGGNAMYDDPDGHRESARQAVNSWIRTSGTFDAVIDFDRAVRDPRDPRRLLSTLHDGDWLHLNPEGYRALAAAVPLRLFQQVPARPDIG
- a CDS encoding RidA family protein, which encodes MERTAINPVTWSVEMGFNQGEVVSGHTRTLYISGQTAMSEDGKPQHEGDMAAQLALSIGNLEAVLGEAGMSLANLVRLNVYTTDVDLLFQHYGVLAARLGAARVAPTTTMLGVTRLAIPGQLVELEGTAVA
- a CDS encoding maleylpyruvate isomerase family mycothiol-dependent enzyme — encoded protein: MTERADRIIGALRSGHDYLTTVVHGGLAAADLDRPSGASEWTVAQVLSHLGSGAEIGLAVLEGSLSGAGPKDMDFNKSVWARWDAMSPAEQAAGFVTSNEALVRAYEDLDAQTRQDLRIDLGFLPAPVDVATAAGMRLSEFANHSWDVEVAFDRTVGLARAATEPLLDQVGMLIGFLGKADALDGRHVRVAVRTTSPERSFGLDLGDAVALTDEPAEPDAVLSAPAEWWLRLVTGRHAPANTPNGVAVTGDGLTLDDLRRVFPGF